GTAATGCTAACCATGTtaaacataaaacatataatgatcAAAGAACAGGCAGTTCACAGTTTTACAAATTTGGCAAACTAAACAGACTTACATTCTAGCAGAAGGCCTGTCACCTTCAGGATTTAGTTGCTGCCATGCATATGGCTTCTGGGCAGTATCCAAAGCCCATGCATCAGATAGAACTCTTTTCCCTAAAAATTACTAGGAAATAAGCAATTAACTTCCTTGGTTGCAAGCCAAAAACAATCATTCATCAGTTTGATGCATTTGATGCATGTTCTGAAGGCCATCACATACTAAATTACAAGAAGGCAAATTTAAAGCAATTGCCCATTGCAGAGCTATCAATAAGGATGACACATATAGGTTAACCAAAAACCAACCATAAAATTTAACAGCAAAAAACTAACCATCTAAGTACAGATATAAAAGTACAAATCTCGTAAAACAAAATAAGTTCCTATCATGATAGAATTTCTCCTATACATTCCCATACAGCATACACACCAAAATAGAACAAAAACCATGCAAGAGCAATCTAAATCTAGTTACTAGTCCAACCAATGCCTCACAATAGGCTAGGTAAAAGTTTCATAACCTAATAATTTTTCCTACTAGTACTACATTCCAGAACACCAGCTAACAAAACAGTATCTAATGGAAGTTTTTACATAATGatgcataaaaataaatacGAAAATTAATAGGCAGATTTAACATTGAAAGTCAATAACCATAGCACAATGGATAGGAACCTACCATGTTTTTCCAAGCAAAAGTTAGTGTGTATGTTAATGACTTCTTTATCCAATAAAAAGGTTTTCTACATCAACAATATTGATTTATTAACATAACGTCTTTATGTTGACAAAATTCTGCCTAGTGTTGCTAACTCAACTAAACTGAAATGCAAATAATTAACAACAGCTTGGATCCTAATCATTAAGACCTATAATTTGTTTGATCACTCCCAGCATCTTATGTATGAATTCTGTAATTATCAATGCAAATGCATTCACATGAAAGACTGAGAATATAGGTCCCACCAAGATGTTGTTTCTTACAACTTGAAAGCTATGCATAACTGAGGGCCAATGATCAAACTGAGAACATTCGTGGAAACAAATTTATTGTTCCAAATGAACCTCCATTGAACAATGAGTTCAGTTAAATGTGAATTTTCTTGTAAATCTATTTTCAGTACAAGTACTTAAACAAATAAGATTTCTTTTCACCGTAATGCTGCATAAGAGGTAAAGCATAATTGTGAacttaaaataaatcataaataaataaaaacttgggaaatataaatttttaccaTCATTTCCACTGACAGAAACAAGGAATCGTTGGGCAACCAAGTCCATTACATGGCCATATCGAGGCCCAGGACCCTGTCCTTGTACAACCACTCTACATTCATATCAAGATATCCTAATCAGTTCACAATTCACAACAAAGAAAACTATGCTAATACTCGAGTGATGAGACAAGAGAAACTCACCGATGCCACTTGAATTTGTCATTGGTAAAGTCAAGCACATAGAGATCATCAGTTGAATGCCCAGCAGGACCTATCCCGCCCTAGACATTGATCACCGGTTCGGTTTAGATAAGAGAATATTTATAAATGTCAAGAAAAGGCTATAAGGGGTAACCAAATAAAAGTTAATTCAATCTTCCTTCACAATCCCAGCTCCAATCACCTGAAAGACAACCATAGTACCAACTGCAGCTGCCGCGTGCGCAGCCCTAGGAGATGGAGGATCCCCAGCAGGTCGAATTCTGATCAGACAATACGTCAAAGAAGCGCAGCTTAACATCAAATTCAACGGAAGCATTTAATTCCATCCAACCCGCATAAAAAGAAAAGCATAAACTACCTAGTCCATTTCCTTGTGAGAACGTCGTAAGAATGAACTGAATTGGTGACTCCGGCCAATCCTACAAGAAATAAACAGAGCAATTTGAGATACAAAAAAATAAGCAACCTATCAGGGGGGGAGGGAGGGATGAAAGAATCCTAACTGATGCCGGGGACAGGGGAAGAACCGCCACCCTCAATGGCGGTGGCACCTCCGAAAAGAATTAACCGGGGTCCATGAGCGTTGGTGGGGGCAACAGCCGTTAAGGTATGACCGCATCGGGGACCAGGAGCATCTTCATCTGTGTCCCAATAAGTCTCCAAGGGACGATAGGTGGGAGCCGGGTTAAGCCACGGCTTCGAAGCCATTGCAGAAACGAGGCAAGGATCAGGAAATCTGAATGTCCTTATAAAACAGAATATGGATCCTTAAGATCGGAGAAGCACGGTGGCAGACGTGGTGGTGCGGCCCGGGCTAAACGCTCCGGACCATCGTTCCTCCCTTTTccgtattattaaatatttatctcataataaaaaaaaagtataaaaaagaatataaataagGGAATTTAGGTTGAAGATTGCAGAAGCGAAGCTGACATTCCTGCGAGAGGGAATTGCGAAAAAAAAGGTTCTGCCCGAGTAACAGTTAAAAAAAAGAGGCCTTAAAAAGTGGTCCAGTCCTTTTTTTTTGACACATTTAAATTCGATTGTCAACGGCCGATAGGGAATCGCTGTTTTAAGTTtctaaaacaaataataaaaagatagatatttttttatagaatgtATTTCGAGAGTAAGATAaatgtttttgaaaaaaaatatcagtttaaaaatttatgttattattttaatatttttataattatattatgttaaaacaattttaaattattttttaatatttttaagaaagcaTTTTTTTCTGAACGAAAGTTTTAACAATAATGTCGTATTTGGGATCAACGGATGATGACTAATTGATGTTGAATTGATTTGGTATAAGTTGAATATCTGACGCCACTTTTgagattgttattattattattattattatagagaATTACCCAAAAGTCAAGAATGTCAAGATTCCAGACGAATCCAGAGTCCCACCAACCGACGAAACGAAAATCACATGATGGATAAGGACCTCGTTCGTGGAACTTTGAAATTACCTAatcatttttcaatttcttttaatttattgaatatttcAACTCAATTAAAtctcataaaaataattaaatacaaaattacACAGTCAAAAAAGTCCATTTAAATAGCAGCATCAATTGAGACATAATCAACAAACAAGTAATGAAAATAAGGAGATATCCATTGCGAGGATGATAAAATAGTTCAAGAACATTGGCACGAGGAAGATGATAGACAATGGATTTTCAACTTTTATGAAGCAAGCAGGCAGAGTTCATTTTCTCAATTCACAATCAAATTGGAGagagaaggaaaaagaaaatttcaaacgGATGATATTGTGAAGTGGATGAGGATAAAGAGAGTATAAATAAAAGCAAACTCTTGCTTTTGAAATTGAGAAGTCCTGTTTTCTCTCAATTTTTAGCTAATCAATTTATCTAATTATCAACAGATTATCTTTTTACAAAcaaattgattttgaataattcaaAGAATAATTAGAATTTAGTTTTTAGATCTCCCAAAAATCAAGATTTATCCGTATTGAAGAAAAATTGGGTTTCTTTAATCTCGATAATTTAGGGAAAACaaccaaaattcaaatttcacacAAAAACTCTATGGAGAAAAACCTTAACTTTGAGCTAAATGATTAGAAAGAAACTAGACAAAAGCAAAGTCTTCGAGAGTGGAGAAGAGTTTTGGATCATTGAATTCATCTTCTCGCAACAACACCCGCCTAATGTTCGGCCAAAAGCATGATACTTGGATCTAGTCACCAAGACTTCCCTTAGCCGAAACCCAGTTCCAACTTTGCAGCAACCTTCGCTCAACATACAAAAACACATGATGGTGAGGAAATAATGTGCTCTTCTTGTTTGAATTTATGTGGGTGGTGATAGGTGAGATGATGGTCATTACTGAAAAAGAATGTAGAAAATTGGAGAAGGTGAGCACAATGAGAGAGTAGTTTTGCATTCAACTAGAGCacaagcagcaagaataagtccacttctttttcctttttcaataGACCTACGCGTGTTTGATCTATGTAAAATTAATCGTTATTTAGTGAATTCAAGTGttcaataaatttttctttaaaaaaaatatattcaatagGTTAATCCCAAATAGTAAAAGGGTGTGAACATGCGCTTCACCAAACAAATTGGATAGGCTTCCATGGCAAGACCGTTACCCATTTACCAGATCCCACATCTGATTGCTAATGTTGTATTGCACCAGGCTATTAGCTCAATTAGCAACCaccagaaaataataataataatcattatTATCAGTACAAGTTCTGAAATTTCTTGAATTTTGTAAATTTCACTGGTAACCGCTAAATCTGAATCAAGTTCGATCCCAAGTAAATACAACACTCCACACAACAGTAATTCAAAAAGATGCAGCAACATGCTGGGAGCTGTTTATGTTCATCATCTAATACAGCATCAACAGGTGCATGTGCATCCTTGTccaattaaaggaaaaaaagtGCGTCACAGGAGGAATTTTTCATGGTTTCATGGTTAGATAAAAAATGCTATGCATGCTAAAAAAGAGAATGCCGAGCAGATACTTTATAGAAAGGCACAGAAATTTATCAGGGACATGGATTAGGGAACCTTGCATGAACCTTGTTGATATCTTCAATTATTTCTGGTGTCAGCTGGATCTTGCAACCGTTAAGAGTCTCTTGGAGCTGCCATGAGCTGGTAGCTCCAAATATGGTGCTTGCAACTAGAGGGTGTCTCAAGACAAAAGCTGCAAAGAAATAATTAATGGATATCATGTCAACTAGTAATTCTAAATAATGGAAttcctaaaaaaattaaaatgccacttcctaattaataaatttcctaAATAAAACAAACTTAGTTTCCTTTTACTGCATCAGGAACTCTTTCTAATTTGTTGGAAGAGTTGATTATGGGAAActtgtgtgtgtatatatataaaaggaaaaatgtgtgtcgaagattaaaaataataataacaattatgcACATTCATGCAACTGCAAATGTACAAGCACATAGAGAGATTTGTTATACCAATTGCAAGAGATACAGGATGAAGACCGTGTTTTTTTGCAATATCAAGGTATTCCTGCAGATATACGGAGATGGAGACAaaataagtaataataataataagaagaagaatGCTACAAGTTAACTAGTGATCTGATTCAAGTATAGAAATGTTTTGTAATTAACAAAAATAAGCTGAGAACCACAGGCATCGTACAAAATTATTTGCATGCTAACCATAAGTTTTTTTGAAATCCAGTCCTCTTTCTAGCTATGATACAAGGTCAGGCTTTAACAAATTCAGAAACAACATGCACAAGAAACACACCTTCCTTCACATAAAGGTTTTCTTAATTTCAGAATTGAAGAGGGGGAAAAACCTTCAAAGCCCCTAAATTATGTCTATTGTTGCTATTAAGCTCTAGAACCAAATGTATCCTAGTGAGGCAACCTTAAACACGCTCACTGAGTGCTGCAAGATGCGAGTGGTCACTCACTTCATGATATCTTGGATTTAATAAGAAAATGCAAATAATGTGATAATTAACATTTCTTCCTCAAGTTTTACTTCTTTTTTTCCACAATGAATAATACAATACACCTGTGCATTCTTTTTATACATTTCCTTGCTGACTTGGACTTTCATTGCCCATTTATCCAATATTTCATTTTTTGGAGTTAAATTCATAATCAATTAGACCAAATCAAGGAGTTGACTAGGAAGGACTAATACAATAACTCACATTCAAATCAAAGGCTAAAaccaaaatatgcatgattgcaAGAGCTATTTAATAATGTAGATGACATTTCAACATGGTTATTTCTCTAATCAGTTCAAAGAAGATAATATGCACCTATACAATTTATCACAATAAAGAAAAGTACAGGGAGAGACAGAGGTAGTGGATGCAGTTCCCATTGTCCAGTGCAAATATATATTCCTTAAATTACATGTCTCTAGCCATTGGTCAATGATGCAGATTAATAATTTATGCATCTTATAGAAAGAATTCCCCTGCTTCACTGGAGTTTAAAGTTGACATCCGCTCACCATAGTAGCTGCTTTTATCATGTTATTTGATAGGTTGTATCTTGATTCCCCTTCTGAATATCTTCCTGAAAAGGAGAAACAAGAAATACTCTAGAAGAGAAGAAatggagaaagagagagaagggTGGGAGCCTGGGAGGGATTGTTTGTAGTCTACAGAGAACTTTTGTAtcataaataataaagaaaaacaaattataTGATCAACCTTTGAAAAGATTTAACCGGCCATTTGCTGGACCTCCATTAGGTGCAAAATACTTCCCAGAAAGTATGCCCATGGCCAGGGGGCTGTATGCCAATAAGCTGATCCTGAAGAAGTTGAAGCATATAATGGAGGTACACAATTATTAGATTGAGGGGAATCTCTGAGAACAATTGTTAATAACAAAACCACACCACCTCACACAATAAATCAAAGGTGTGAAAGAGAAAAACCAAGTTTTGACTTGGAATTATAGTTTTGCTACAAGTCAGCCACCAATTGCTATGAAAAATAAACAACAAAAGTATCAAATGTAATGAAAATTTCCCTTGTTTCAAGATCATCACAAGAAATTCCTATAATTGAATAATGATGATGTCCTCCATACAATGCAACTGAAACAGAACATTGCATTGCAAAATGAAACTTTcccctaaattttaattttaaccttCATATATATTCACAGCAAATAGAACATACCCCTCGTGATGACAGCACTCAGCTAGCCCAGAATCGAAAGTCCGGCAAAGCAAACTGTATGAGTTCTATCAATAAGACAATTGATTGTCGATTAGCCTCAACATGAATCATAGCACATGAGCACACATGACCACAAACAAACAAAGAGGAGAGGGGATACTGAACAAGGACAAGAGCAGCAAGCATCACTATTCTGAGAAGGAACAACTGAGACAACCTGCACAGAAACTATTTTAGGATACCAAGCAATCCTTTCAGCAACGTGAAGGAACTTCATGATACCATATGGAGTTTCATTACTAAGTCCAATGTATCTGACCTACAAATGAAATTCCAAGCCCAGTATTACAGAGATGTCATGATATGAGAACTGTAAGCCAATGCTATGCTCAAATTACCTTGCCAGAATCAACAGCTCGGCTAAGCGCATCAAGTTGTTCCTCTATACTAATTGAACAGAATTGCTGGGTAGGATGATATTCTGTTTCTCCAAACATTGGAACATAACTACAGAACAACCGTATTTCACTTCAAAAAGACAGTATAGAGTGGGCATTTTGAAATAGTAGAGAGACTATTTACAGGAACTCCTATAATAATGTTAACTGAATAATctgctttcaataatacaccACTCCAGACTCTACCCGACTTCCCCCCTGCCCCCCaacccaaaaaagaaaaaagatccACAACCAAAAGAGGAAGAGTTATAGAAGAAAAAAAGGGAGTAGGCTCTACATACAAACCGATCAGGCCAGTGAATCTGATAGAGATCAATGTAGTCCATTTGCATTCTTTGCAAGCTGCATCGATACAATAAGAAAATtataagaatattataaaatatcaaaGATATAAAATGAAAGTCCATAAAATGGGTTTGACCAacatatgaaaacatgtttccaAAAACCAAACTTTCTTTCAACACGCTATGAACTTCAACCATGAGACAGCATTAATTTTAGTAAACAAATAACACAAAatggtaaaaaaatttattgatgctgttttttttataaaacctAGTTGGAAAAACAATGGAATTTAAGGGCAAAATTCTTGGAAAGCTATATCAGCTTTTCAACGCCTCTAGATTAATATGCACTGAGATCTTATCAAGCAAAATTGTGATCCTAGGTAAAGACAATAACTTGTTTAGTACATAAGAAAATATGGATACACCCCATGAATTGCTACAAGTAAAATATGCAAAAACTACAAGGCATGCAACCATAAAGTGAACATCCAAAGACATCAGCAAGAGATCACAAGAGAAATACAACAGAACATGAGCAGTGAAGGGAGAAaaagagagggaaaaaaaaaagcattcaTAATATGATAGTTGATTCCAATTAGTATGCAaattagacaaaaaaaaaatcatttgaaaTATGAACCCGGTATTCTATACCAAATGATGACCCAACAACCAGAATGCAAACATGCAAACCAACCTATTGTCAATTGCCTCAGTAATATTCTTAGCATCCAAACACTTGGGTCCACCTCGAATCCAAACCATTTGTCCTGAAGGTCCAGTAACCTGGATGAAAAGTAGCTATCATAACCAAACCAGGAACAGCAAAGAGTAGGAAGATCCAAATTTTCAGCAATTGGAAAGGCAGAAGATAGCTTTTAACTTCagaatttcatattaaaatttcatggaCAAAAGCATACATTCAATCAGCGATAAACCACACTGGAACTAGATGAGCAGCAAGTTAAGGCAATTGAGGGATACGCAAGGGCATACACATGATATAACCAGAACAGACAATATATGAAACAAAAATCTTAAAGTTACAACCGGGTGCCACAAACAAAAATTTGGACCGAGATGTCTACCACGCTACTATGAAACCACACTCAAATTTCACAACGCCAAAACTTAATATCATCAGGAAAAACCACATAATGGTAGAAGATGGAATTAATTTACACAGGGATAGAAAGCTATACCTTAGTTGCTATAACAACACGATTCCGCGGAATCTTCCTTTCTCTAATCCAACGGCCAAGGTACTCCTCGCTCCTCCCCCGAGTCTCAGCACGTTGAGGCACTGGATACCTGTGATTCCAAATAACAAcgtgagaagaagaaaaaagctTGCAAAAACCAGAAGAAAGTGGAAATTTAATAACCATTCAAAGACCCGGAAAaggataaaaagaaagtgaCGGGAGAGGATAATACATTTCTGCTGAATCGAAGAAGTTGATTCCGGCATGGAAGGCTTCATCAAGAAGACGAAAGGATTGAGGCAACGAGTTTTGCTCACCAAATGTCATTGTTCCTGAGAAGTGGGCACGAGTTTTGGAGTTGCATTTATCGGAATTGGGATTACATTGAGATGAGAAATATAGCACATTGAGACGAAGGGGGGAACAAACCTAAGCAAAGCCTTGAAACTGTCAAATTGGGAGTGAGGTTGAAGAGAGGAACGGACATTTTAATTGTGATAGCGGGAAATTCACTCCGTTCTGCTTGTAGCAACTGCCAAAATTCTCCTCCGACTGCTACTTCCGTGGTTCATGGGTAGGATTACGGGTTATAAGAAGCTTTCCGATTTTATATAAACAAGAGCTTGGTGGCCATTTTCATGAATCGGGGATGTAGCTCAAATGGTAGAGCGCTCGCTTTGCATGCGAGAGGTACAGGGTTCGATCCCCTGCATCTCCACTTGGTTGTGTATCTCGAATTCTCGACTCTATGCAGGATGTATAGCCCTTACAAAAGCAATTTTTCCACCATGTCAcgtttaatttttgttattttgttcACTTTATAAATGGACTAAATTTCCAAATATATTTGATGATCCGGATTCATCAGATTTTCAAACAAATTTATGTTAACGTGTCTCTGATttaggggtgtaaacgaaccgAGACGAGCCGaactttgaagagctcaagcttggttcgTTAAGATTTTTTCAAGTTCGAGCCGAATTCGAGTTTTACTCATTTCGAACTCGAACTGAGTATTAAGAAACTCAAACTTGactcgtttagcaaacgagcttagacgagtcgagcttttatcgagctgagtcgagcttttatcgagtttCGTCTCGAATAGTTTACGAgtagttcaatttatttacatgtataatgagttttactttaaaactaataagtttaaaactaaaataattttagttaaataagtatatatacaaattagctcgtaaacttataaagataaacttttaaatcttaataatctaaatatatgcaagtttaagagtgtaactaaattatatagagcgaaattttaaaaaatttatgtttgactcatgaaagtatatgtaaaatttgagtttatttctcttatgataataattttagtttactTAACGAGACTGTTTACGAGTCTATTTGCGAGCCTACTCATGAACTCAGAAACGAGTCGAGCTCACGagtcttaacgagccgaatactatggagttcAAACTTGACTCGTTTaccaaacgagcctaaaaattaagatcaagtttggctcgtttagaaatcgagtcgagctcggtcgagtttttatcgaaccGAACCTCAAGTAGCTCACGAATGGTTTGGTTCATTTACCTACTCTGGTTAGAGAGTAAATGTAAGAAATAGAACTCAGCATACACAAGAAATCGGGGATGTAGCTCAAATGGTAGAGCGCTCGCTTTGCATGCGAGAAGTACAGGGTTCGATCCCCTGCATCTCCACTTGCGTGTGTATCTCGAATCCTCAAGTGTACGTAGGATGTATATCCCTTCCAAAAGCCTATTTATTTCATGTTTATTTTTGTTCACattataaaatggactaaattttcaaatatatttgATGATCCGGATCCATCAGATCTTCTAACAAATTTCTGTTAATGTATCTCTGGTTAGAGAGTAAATGTGAGAAATAGAACTCGGCATATAGAAATAAATAAAGCtgctaaacttttaatttttgtttatttaatttttaaattttaaactaaacacTTATGTTATGCAATCAGATTTTCTGAGATTTGTTTCAACAGTTTCAACACTGCCTCACGATCTGTTTCGGAAACTTCCAAGTTCCAAAAGAGTCCAAGTTTCAAAAGAGCCTGTTTAAGGTCAGTccaagtttttttaatttttttttatttctacttTTCTAACAAATTCAATAATTGAATGCCTACTGAGTTTAACCATCTTGTCAATTGCTCTTGATACAATGCTGCATAAGAATGTCATATTGAATTGTTAATACATTTTTAGTATACAAAATCCAGTGACTGTTTAagaacataaactcaaaatttccattgataatattaataaatcaaaAGTTCAATACCATCACATATAGATGGGCTATAACAGAATGGCTTCTTTCCTGTATTCAACcataaccccaacaaaaaaaTATGTTGACAATTCACAGGCAAAAACTAATAGATGATGGTCTCTGATCTCACTCTCAACCAACATATGAAATCTTGGAAAACATTAATATCCCATATTAAATACCCTTTAGAACTCCTGAGACGCAGAGCCAATATCACCCTTCCCTTTTCCAATTTTCTTTGGCAACAAATTCTGATGGATGTTGGGCAAAACACCACCATTTGCAATAGTAACTGTTCCCAAGAGTTTGCTGAGCTCCTCATCATTCCTCACAGCCAGCTGAATGTGCCTTGGAACAATACGGTTCTTCTTGTTGTCCCTTGCTGCATTACCAGCAAGTTCAAGAACCTGTATTACACGTCAAACACCATAATCAATAGCAACAAGCCTAACGATTTTTTCATATTTGCTAAGATTATTGATTAAATTCAATTTGTTGCAGAGGGCCTTTTCTATTTGCATTGCAACAAGACTTAATGGCAATTAAAAAGATCATCATCAACCAACATTACATTCGATGCATATTTCAAAAATATTGGATCTTCAATTGTTAATATTAAACAGCAACGAAACCCAAAAACCTGCCCATTTCAATCCAAAATATATTGCTTTGCTACCCACTTGGTGCACAGAAAATGAGAGACtatcaaattaaaaacaaaacacTAACCTCAGCAGCAAGGTACTCAAGGACGGCGGAAAGATAGACAGGAGCGCCGGCACCCACCCGATCCGCGTACTTTCCAGCTTTGAGAAAACGGGCAATACGGCCGACGGGGAACTGTAAACCGGCCTTCTGAGATCTGGACACGGATTTGGATGACTTGGGCTTGCCTCTGCCTCCCTTGGTTGATCCTGCGGAACTCATGGCTGGCTTAACTTGTTAAAGGATTGACACAAGGACGAAAAATGAAGACGTTTGGTATTCCGATGTTGGTTTTAAGGGTTTGAGACAGAAAGGGGTATGATATGTATAGGGAACCGAACCACGCCTGTTGATCCTTCCGGGTTCAACAATCGTCTTTAACCCGATGGGCCTCTCCAGCCACTTTTTTTCCTGATGCCCCatcatcaattcaatttcaaggcCCGGCCTTATAAGTCATCTCCAATTTTAACCTACGGATTATTGCAGATCAAGAAGTGAACttggtaaaataaaagatttcaccTTTGAGACTCGTAACATTGGCTGTTAGCCCCATGAGAAATTAACAACACAGCGACGTCAACAAGCCCTAATTCAACCCCATAGTGAAGGGGGGTTGTGCCCAACAAACATCATGACCTCGACCACATTGATTAAGCAACATGTTTACCTCAGCTCAATGCCCCTTCACTGCATCTAAGTGAAGAAGGGTGTAGCAATTGCAATACACCACTCAGGTTTTCATCTAATTGTAACACAAACCGATCAATTCAACATGCCCACAAAACGCAACCATGAATAGCACAATCGAATTCGCACCAACATCTAGTTTAGCCTGTTTACAGGCCAAGTTCTAATAACATTTATAGAAGAATTGATAGTGGATAATCCAAATGGCCTCTGTTTTTCATAAAACTCAATACGAAAATGCCACAAAATGACACAAATCCAAAAGTATGAACACAGATACTGACGAAAAATTATCAGCAGCCAATCCATTTCATTGTGCAAATTGAGATTTACAAATCCAAGGCCAACATCATTGCAAGCTATCAACAATGTGTCCCATAGAAACACCAGCCTACTTAAGAAACCCCTAACTTCAAAAAATAAAGGATAATTTTACTTATAACCCTAAAACTCCTGAGATGCAGACCCAATTTCGCCTTTCCCTTTCGCAGCCTTCTTTGGCAGCAAATTTTGATGAATGTTAGGCAAGACCCCTC
The sequence above is a segment of the Manihot esculenta cultivar AM560-2 chromosome 5, M.esculenta_v8, whole genome shotgun sequence genome. Coding sequences within it:
- the LOC110614539 gene encoding protein tas isoform X2 → MSVPLFNLTPNLTVSRLCLGTMTFGEQNSLPQSFRLLDEAFHAGINFFDSAEMYPVPQRAETRGRSEEYLGRWIRERKIPRNRVVIATKVTGPSGQMVWIRGGPKCLDAKNITEAIDNSLQRMQMDYIDLYQIHWPDRYVPMFGETEYHPTQQFCSISIEEQLDALSRAVDSGKVRYIGLSNETPYGIMKFLHVAERIAWYPKIVSVQNSYSLLCRTFDSGLAECCHHEGISLLAYSPLAMGILSGKYFAPNGGPANGRLNLFKGRYSEGESRYNLSNNMIKAATMEYLDIAKKHGLHPVSLAIAFVLRHPLVASTIFGATSSWQLQETLNGCKIQLTPEIIEDINKVHARFPNPCP
- the LOC110614539 gene encoding protein tas isoform X1, whose product is MSVPLFNLTPNLTVSRLCLGTMTFGEQNSLPQSFRLLDEAFHAGINFFDSAEMYPVPQRAETRGRSEEYLGRWIRERKIPRNRVVIATKVTGPSGQMVWIRGGPKCLDAKNITEAIDNSLQRMQMDYIDLYQIHWPDRYVPMFGETEYHPTQQFCSISIEEQLDALSRAVDSGKVRYIGLSNETPYGIMKFLHVAERIAWYPKIVSVQNSYSLLCRTFDSGLAECCHHEGISLLAYSPLAMGILSGKYFAPNGGPANGRLNLFKGRYSEGESRYNLSNNMIKAATMEYLDIAKKHGLHPVSLAIAFVLRHPLVASTIFGATSSWQLQETLNGCKIQLTPEIIEDINKDAHAPVDAVLDDEHKQLPACCCIFLNYCCVECCIYLGSNLIQI
- the LOC110614352 gene encoding histone H2AX, which produces MSSAGSTKGGRGKPKSSKSVSRSQKAGLQFPVGRIARFLKAGKYADRVGAGAPVYLSAVLEYLAAEVLELAGNAARDNKKNRIVPRHIQLAVRNDEELSKLLGTVTIANGGVLPNIHQNLLPKKIGKGKGDIGSASQEF
- the LOC110614539 gene encoding protein tas isoform X3, with product MSVPLFNLTPNLTVSRLCLGTMTFGEQNSLPQSFRLLDEAFHAGINFFDSAEMYPVPQRAETRGRSEEYLGRWIRERKIPRNRVVIATKVTGPSGQMVWIRGGPKCLDAKNITEAIDNSLQRMQMDYIDLYQIHWPDRYVPMFGETEYHPTQQFCSISIEEQLDALSRAVDSGKVRYIGLSNETPYGIMKFLHVAERIAWYPKIVSVQNSYSLLCRTFDSGLAECCHHEGISLLAYSPLAMGILSGKYFAPNGGPANGRLNLFKGRYSEGESRYNLSNNMIKAATMEYLDIAKKHGLHPVSLAIAFVLRHPLVASTIFGATSSWQLQETLNGCKIQLTPEIIEDINKVAAKLELGFG
- the LOC110614539 gene encoding protein tas isoform X5, which codes for MSVPLFNLTPNLTVSRLCLGTMTFGEQNSLPQSFRLLDEAFHAGINFFDSAEMYPVPQRAETRGRSEEYLGRWIRERKIPRNRVVIATKVTGPSGQMVWIRGGPKCLDAKNITEAIDNSLQRMQMDYIDLYQIHWPDRFNSYSLLCRTFDSGLAECCHHEGISLLAYSPLAMGILSGKYFAPNGGPANGRLNLFKGRYSEGESRYNLSNNMIKAATMEYLDIAKKHGLHPVSLAIAFVLRHPLVASTIFGATSSWQLQETLNGCKIQLTPEIIEDINKDAHAPVDAVLDDEHKQLPACCCIFLNYCCVECCIYLGSNLIQI
- the LOC110614539 gene encoding protein tas isoform X4, whose product is MSVPLFNLTPNLTVSRLCLGTMTFGEQNSLPQSFRLLDEAFHAGINFFDSAEMYPVPQRAETRGRSEEYLGRWIRERKIPRNRVVIATKVTGPSGQMVWIRGGPKCLDAKNITEAIDNSLQRMQMDYIDLYQIHWPDRYVPMFGETEYHPTQQFCSISIEEQLDALSRAVDSGKVRYIGLSNETPYGIMKFLHVAERIAWYPKIVSVQNSYSLLCRTFDSGLAECCHHEGISLLAYSPLAMGILSGKYFAPNGGPANGRLNLFKGRYSEGESRYNLSNNMIKAATMEYLDIAKKHGLHPVSLAIAFVLRHPLVASTIFGATSSWQLQETLNGCKIQLTPEIIEDINK